Proteins from a single region of Sphaerochaeta globosa str. Buddy:
- a CDS encoding aldo/keto reductase, whose product METRTWEKADLTTSLLGFGAMRLPLSDTLSIDRAVASEMLKEAYESGVTYFDTAYTYHNGESELFLGSFLKQYPRNTYQLATKLPQWLVKTLDDAKRLFSEQLERLQHQYFDFYLIHAIDKQAYVRMQELGVVSYLEEQQKVGKIKQLGFSFHSIYEDFEYIAASRTWDFCQLQYNYLDTEDQAGDKGYDLSTKLGIPVIVMEPIKGGLLANLPPDLEAKLKALDPSASSASYALRWVADHPNVKVILSGMSTPEQVIENLKTFQSPKRLSKAERATLDAIGQTMRDRVGNGCTGCKYCMPCPFGVDIPGNFALWNKQRMFDSYQVIQAQWENAKELGKRPTSCTECGQCVPLCPQHINIPEDLKRVHSELESLRF is encoded by the coding sequence ATGGAAACGAGAACATGGGAGAAAGCCGACCTCACTACCTCCCTCTTGGGCTTCGGCGCGATGCGCCTGCCGCTTTCTGATACGCTCAGCATCGACAGAGCAGTTGCATCTGAAATGCTCAAAGAGGCCTATGAGAGCGGAGTCACCTATTTCGATACCGCCTATACCTATCACAATGGGGAGAGCGAACTTTTTTTGGGTTCGTTTCTCAAGCAATATCCAAGAAACACCTACCAACTGGCAACCAAACTGCCGCAATGGCTCGTAAAAACACTGGATGATGCAAAACGCCTATTTTCTGAACAGTTGGAACGCCTGCAGCATCAGTACTTCGATTTTTACCTCATCCATGCCATTGATAAACAAGCCTACGTACGTATGCAAGAGCTTGGGGTGGTCAGCTATCTTGAAGAACAGCAGAAGGTAGGCAAGATCAAACAGCTAGGCTTCTCCTTTCACTCAATCTATGAGGATTTCGAATATATCGCCGCCTCCAGGACCTGGGACTTTTGCCAACTGCAGTACAACTATCTGGATACCGAGGACCAGGCGGGAGATAAGGGATATGATTTGAGTACCAAGCTGGGTATACCCGTCATCGTGATGGAGCCCATAAAAGGTGGTTTGCTGGCCAATCTTCCCCCCGACCTCGAAGCAAAACTCAAGGCACTCGATCCTTCGGCCTCGAGTGCTTCCTATGCACTAAGGTGGGTCGCCGACCATCCAAATGTGAAGGTAATTCTCAGCGGCATGTCCACACCTGAACAGGTGATAGAGAACCTAAAAACGTTTCAGTCTCCCAAAAGGCTTTCAAAGGCTGAGCGTGCTACCCTCGATGCAATCGGACAAACCATGCGTGACAGAGTCGGAAACGGTTGTACGGGCTGCAAGTATTGCATGCCCTGTCCCTTCGGTGTCGACATTCCCGGCAATTTTGCCCTGTGGAACAAGCAGAGGATGTTTGACTCCTATCAGGTGATACAGGCGCAGTGGGAGAATGCCAAGGAGCTGGGCAAACGCCCGACTTCCTGCACCGAATGCGGTCAGTGTGTCCCCTTGTGCCCTCAGCATATCAATATCCCTGAGGACCTGAAACGGGTACACAGTGAACTGGAATCACTGCGGTTCTGA
- a CDS encoding ADP-ribosylglycohydrolase family protein, which produces MDNQEKAIAILTGWYTGDGMGSQTDGMEASEVEVLCPEGIQELYTLEEVRPLCGMSSDVSDLPTLLGLSIASNKACDVHHVKASYRKYIQEGDGPSEHVSHILQTEPSKADHSLSLTRSPIHGILKVSQSQGKWLTFLKAENQITSSSDLSLQAALLLSYGFASLLEQGYDQGLTFVTELQSFAKRSRFDERIITCLQAAINQKPLPLYDAKQSTFVLTTLLVVMHTLIAFDSYEAGMQALVMRGGNARLTCAVYGGLAAGLYGSQCIPERWIDEIFPSAALESMIKKQTLFKRETIHMEKLAASLAKSLLELA; this is translated from the coding sequence ATGGACAACCAAGAGAAAGCAATTGCAATCCTTACAGGATGGTATACGGGTGATGGGATGGGCAGCCAGACCGATGGCATGGAAGCGAGCGAGGTGGAAGTATTGTGTCCCGAGGGGATACAGGAACTCTACACATTGGAAGAAGTCCGGCCCCTATGCGGAATGTCAAGCGATGTCAGTGACTTACCAACCCTGCTTGGTCTCAGTATTGCAAGCAACAAGGCATGCGACGTCCACCATGTAAAAGCCAGCTATAGAAAATATATCCAGGAAGGGGATGGCCCCTCCGAGCATGTCAGCCACATTCTTCAGACCGAGCCATCCAAGGCTGACCACAGCCTGTCTCTCACCCGCTCCCCCATTCACGGGATTTTGAAAGTATCACAGAGCCAGGGAAAGTGGCTCACCTTTCTCAAGGCAGAGAATCAGATCACCAGCAGCAGTGATCTTTCTTTGCAAGCAGCATTGCTGCTCTCCTACGGGTTTGCTTCACTGTTGGAGCAAGGGTATGACCAAGGCCTCACGTTTGTGACAGAGCTGCAAAGCTTTGCAAAACGCAGCCGCTTCGATGAGCGCATCATCACTTGCTTGCAGGCAGCCATCAATCAGAAACCGCTTCCCTTGTATGATGCAAAACAGAGCACCTTCGTCCTTACAACCCTTTTAGTTGTCATGCACACCCTGATCGCTTTCGATTCCTACGAAGCGGGAATGCAGGCACTGGTGATGCGAGGGGGAAACGCTCGGCTTACGTGCGCCGTCTATGGAGGCTTGGCTGCAGGCTTGTATGGAAGCCAGTGCATTCCCGAACGCTGGATCGATGAAATATTCCCTTCAGCGGCCCTTGAGTCGATGATCAAGAAACAAACCCTCTTCAAACGGGAAACGATACATATGGAGAAGTTGGCAGCTTCGCTTGCAAAAAGCTTGCTCGAATTAGCTTGA
- a CDS encoding aldo/keto reductase: protein MEYKPLGKTGIMVSQLCFGTMSFGSRADKAQSQAMYNLCREKGVNFFDCANVYQKGLAEEYLGSFIAAERDKVVITTKAYGAMGDGVNDKGCSAKNLRNALHQSLKRLGTDYVDVFFLHHFDPTTSEEEVLRTLDSFVREGKVLSIGVSNYAAYQVERLLRVSELKNLVGVQCIQPMYNLAKRMAEVELFPMARAEGMGVITYSPLAGGLLTGRYVSPEGRKSGRLIENPKYKIRYEGAFYEQVGASFASYAAQLGMHPATLGISWILSNPAVTAPILGAADIDQLRPSLDALSHPLSKEVLQQLDIISPPLPPAHDRTEERS from the coding sequence ATGGAATACAAACCGTTAGGAAAAACCGGCATCATGGTATCGCAGCTGTGCTTCGGCACCATGTCGTTCGGCTCACGTGCCGACAAGGCCCAGTCACAGGCGATGTACAACCTGTGCAGGGAGAAGGGTGTCAACTTCTTCGACTGCGCCAATGTGTATCAGAAAGGCCTCGCTGAAGAGTATCTGGGTTCCTTCATTGCAGCTGAGCGTGACAAGGTGGTGATAACGACCAAAGCGTATGGAGCTATGGGGGACGGGGTGAACGACAAGGGTTGCTCCGCCAAAAACCTGCGCAATGCCCTGCATCAGAGTCTCAAGCGCCTTGGAACCGACTATGTGGATGTTTTCTTTCTGCACCATTTCGATCCTACCACGAGCGAGGAAGAAGTGTTGAGAACCCTCGACAGTTTCGTGCGTGAAGGAAAGGTCCTGAGTATCGGGGTGAGCAACTATGCCGCCTATCAGGTTGAGCGACTGCTTCGGGTGAGCGAGCTGAAAAATCTCGTCGGTGTACAGTGCATCCAGCCGATGTACAACCTTGCCAAGAGAATGGCTGAGGTGGAACTCTTTCCCATGGCACGCGCTGAGGGAATGGGAGTGATCACCTACAGTCCTCTCGCCGGAGGATTGCTCACCGGAAGGTATGTGAGTCCTGAGGGAAGGAAGAGTGGCCGCCTGATAGAAAATCCCAAGTACAAAATTCGGTATGAGGGAGCCTTCTATGAGCAGGTCGGAGCCTCGTTTGCTTCCTATGCAGCTCAGCTTGGCATGCACCCTGCAACACTGGGAATTTCGTGGATACTCTCGAATCCTGCGGTCACCGCCCCAATTTTGGGTGCAGCCGATATCGACCAACTCAGACCATCGCTGGATGCACTTTCCCATCCATTAAGCAAGGAAGTGCTACAACAACTGGATATAATCAGCCCCCCGCTTCCTCCCGCCCACGACCGCACCGAGGAACGAAGCTGA
- a CDS encoding RecQ family ATP-dependent DNA helicase, producing MELDHTIKDLASTVFGIQMLRPFQSVVIQRILELDAQNVNHKGLLVTLPTGSGKSLCFMLPSLLVEGLTVIVYPLRSLMNDQVRRFTKLGIACIAIQGGQSREQRKALFSLLDDHRCKVVITNAECLSQQAVFCELAHHTISLLVVDEAHTIVRWGEGFRPVFASLAPLLAFLPIKQILCFTATADQAVIQGLNDLIFTRGKPHLVRCSSDRPNISYHVFRTLSKDHTLAALLAQKNFRPALVFCNTRESTLFACNALQRTHPQIPCRYYHAGLDSNQRKALESWFGNQQEGVLFSTNAFGMGVDKSNIRTVIHRELPDDALSYLQESGRGGRDGRQSRAFILLDGTEKGKLTQLFFSVDACYRESLLAELGESLDFCNGCDVCSHTVDAKRQGEDALLGSIAWHPLRYSPSSLSTLLTSQAAYNSFSKTLSSWRQKEIRSALLLLLSEGKVCMTRRSRRLYLPCKTYVTLLTAHHFYKKLTYGTKENRACTTADLPDHAPSIPAD from the coding sequence ATGGAGTTGGATCACACCATCAAAGATCTTGCGTCAACGGTCTTCGGCATACAAATGCTCAGACCGTTTCAATCGGTTGTCATCCAACGCATTCTTGAGCTCGATGCACAGAATGTGAACCACAAAGGGCTTTTGGTAACCCTGCCCACCGGCAGCGGCAAAAGCTTGTGCTTCATGCTCCCTTCCTTGCTAGTCGAAGGCCTGACTGTCATCGTCTACCCTTTACGCTCCTTGATGAACGACCAAGTAAGGCGGTTTACCAAGCTGGGGATCGCATGCATCGCCATCCAGGGAGGGCAATCGAGGGAGCAGAGAAAAGCATTGTTCTCCCTTCTGGACGACCACCGCTGCAAAGTGGTCATCACCAATGCAGAATGCTTGAGCCAACAGGCAGTCTTTTGTGAACTTGCCCATCATACCATCAGTCTGTTGGTAGTCGATGAAGCCCATACCATTGTTCGCTGGGGGGAGGGCTTCAGACCTGTTTTTGCATCCCTCGCTCCCTTGCTCGCCTTCCTGCCCATCAAACAAATCCTTTGCTTTACGGCAACAGCCGACCAGGCAGTCATCCAAGGTCTGAATGATCTCATATTCACCAGGGGCAAACCTCATCTGGTACGCTGTAGCAGTGACCGGCCGAATATCAGCTACCATGTTTTTCGTACACTGAGCAAAGACCATACCTTGGCAGCTCTGCTTGCACAAAAGAACTTCCGTCCAGCACTTGTTTTCTGCAATACGCGCGAAAGCACGCTCTTTGCCTGCAACGCCTTGCAAAGAACCCATCCTCAAATCCCTTGCAGGTACTATCATGCAGGCTTGGATTCCAACCAACGCAAAGCCTTGGAAAGCTGGTTTGGAAACCAGCAGGAAGGCGTCCTCTTTTCAACCAACGCGTTCGGTATGGGAGTGGACAAGAGCAACATCAGGACAGTCATCCACCGAGAGCTTCCAGACGATGCCCTCTCCTATTTGCAGGAAAGCGGCCGTGGTGGACGCGATGGGAGGCAAAGCAGGGCTTTCATCCTCCTCGACGGCACAGAAAAAGGAAAACTTACCCAACTCTTCTTTTCAGTGGATGCATGTTATCGGGAGAGTCTGCTTGCAGAACTCGGTGAGTCACTGGATTTCTGCAACGGTTGTGATGTATGTAGCCATACCGTAGATGCAAAACGACAAGGAGAGGATGCACTGCTTGGCAGTATTGCCTGGCATCCATTGCGCTACAGTCCCAGTTCTCTCTCTACGCTGCTTACATCCCAAGCAGCCTACAACAGCTTCTCCAAAACACTTTCTTCGTGGAGGCAGAAGGAGATACGCTCAGCTTTGCTTTTGCTGCTTTCAGAGGGAAAGGTGTGCATGACCAGGCGCTCTAGACGCCTGTATCTTCCCTGCAAAACGTATGTGACACTCTTGACAGCACATCACTTCTATAAAAAACTTACGTATGGAACGAAAGAAAACCGAGCATGTACCACAGCAGACCTACCAGACCATGCCCCGTCCATTCCTGCCGATTAA
- a CDS encoding LacI family DNA-binding transcriptional regulator, protein MRITRDSVASLANVSSATVSRVYNAPDSVSADLRQRVFEAAETLGYSPNCLAASLRRKGTGTLAFVEFNKTGRPYYWGNFPSFDWFFGRSLRGVQQVIGQSSWQLRFYNVRTKEDMQALQKQCDGILSYDVDMSEELALFEDISIPYVLSHHLHESTQGLCVRTDNRYGGVLQGNYLRDKGCVRPLYITGFIESVMPHAERLEGFLSVYPEARVLHTSIGAATSITSILPQIEQILSSDHIDGIAAVNDLTLFDVLMRLPLDMPAVGYDASPFSALLGAKAASVDIQCGQLYQKATQKLLLLLSGQQEESSTIQPRLVIGSAGM, encoded by the coding sequence ATGAGAATTACCCGCGACAGTGTCGCCTCCCTTGCGAATGTCAGCAGTGCAACGGTTTCCCGAGTCTACAATGCCCCCGATTCAGTCTCTGCTGATTTGCGGCAGCGAGTCTTTGAGGCGGCAGAGACGCTGGGCTACTCGCCCAACTGTCTTGCCGCAAGTTTGAGGCGCAAGGGCACCGGAACGCTTGCGTTTGTCGAGTTCAATAAAACAGGCAGACCCTATTATTGGGGGAATTTTCCCAGCTTCGATTGGTTCTTCGGCAGATCCCTGCGGGGTGTGCAGCAAGTCATCGGCCAAAGCTCCTGGCAGTTGCGGTTTTACAACGTACGTACCAAAGAAGATATGCAAGCACTCCAAAAGCAGTGTGATGGAATCCTTTCCTATGACGTTGATATGAGCGAAGAGCTGGCTTTGTTTGAGGATATTTCCATTCCCTATGTACTCTCGCATCATCTGCACGAAAGTACGCAGGGCCTGTGTGTACGTACCGACAACCGGTACGGGGGAGTACTGCAAGGAAACTACCTCAGGGACAAGGGGTGTGTCAGGCCTTTATACATCACGGGGTTTATTGAAAGTGTAATGCCGCATGCTGAACGCTTGGAAGGCTTTCTGAGTGTCTACCCCGAAGCAAGGGTGCTGCATACAAGTATTGGAGCTGCTACCTCGATTACATCGATACTGCCTCAGATAGAACAGATACTTAGCTCTGACCATATTGACGGAATTGCAGCGGTGAACGACCTTACCCTCTTTGATGTACTGATGCGTCTGCCACTGGACATGCCTGCAGTAGGGTACGATGCTTCTCCCTTCTCGGCACTTCTCGGTGCCAAGGCGGCAAGCGTGGATATCCAATGTGGACAACTTTATCAGAAAGCCACCCAGAAGCTTTTACTGCTGCTCAGTGGCCAGCAGGAAGAGAGTAGTACCATCCAACCCCGTTTGGTTATCGGTTCGGCGGGGATGTGA
- a CDS encoding UDP-glucose--hexose-1-phosphate uridylyltransferase, whose product MDLQFDTHNRYNPLLAQWVKVSPHRTKRPWNGQVEKPNLQELPSYDSTCYLCPGNQRSGGERNPDYQDVYVFDNDFASLLPTTPSDAIEMGPHGLLKANGESGQCRVVCFSARHDLTLARMEIEDIEKVLSVWQKEYETIGSNEKINYVQIFENRGAIMGCSNPHPHAQIWSEQIIPDIPATELVQEAMYYANHTSTMLMDYALFEQEVGERVVVQGKHFLAVVPFWAVWPYETMILPYKRNLQSLCDLSEEERKDLAYTMQQLGIRYDNVFQTSFPYSMGVHQKPTDGKAYPGHTMHLHYFPPLLRSATVKKFMVGYEMMAMPQRDITAEQAAQKLREQSDVHYRSTLH is encoded by the coding sequence ATGGATTTACAATTCGATACACACAACCGGTATAATCCGCTGCTCGCACAGTGGGTGAAAGTCTCGCCCCACCGGACCAAGCGTCCTTGGAACGGACAGGTTGAGAAGCCCAATCTGCAAGAGCTTCCCTCGTACGATAGCACGTGTTACCTATGTCCGGGCAACCAGCGCTCGGGCGGAGAGCGGAACCCTGACTATCAGGATGTGTATGTGTTTGACAATGATTTTGCCTCCTTGCTGCCTACCACACCCAGCGATGCAATCGAAATGGGTCCGCATGGACTGCTTAAGGCGAATGGTGAAAGCGGTCAATGCAGAGTAGTCTGCTTCTCAGCCCGACATGACCTTACCCTTGCTAGGATGGAGATAGAGGATATCGAGAAAGTCCTCTCAGTCTGGCAGAAGGAATATGAGACGATTGGAAGCAACGAGAAGATCAACTACGTGCAGATTTTCGAGAACCGTGGGGCGATCATGGGGTGTTCGAATCCCCATCCGCATGCACAGATTTGGAGCGAACAAATCATTCCGGACATTCCAGCAACCGAACTTGTACAGGAAGCGATGTACTACGCAAACCATACAAGCACTATGTTGATGGACTATGCTCTTTTTGAACAAGAGGTTGGCGAACGGGTGGTCGTCCAAGGCAAGCACTTTCTCGCTGTTGTTCCCTTCTGGGCTGTTTGGCCGTATGAAACCATGATTCTCCCCTACAAAAGAAATTTGCAGAGCCTTTGCGATCTGTCCGAAGAAGAACGAAAAGACCTCGCCTACACGATGCAGCAGCTGGGAATCCGCTACGACAATGTATTCCAAACCAGCTTCCCCTACTCCATGGGAGTACATCAGAAACCTACCGATGGGAAGGCCTATCCGGGACACACCATGCACCTGCACTATTTCCCGCCTTTGCTACGCAGCGCCACCGTCAAGAAATTCATGGTAGGCTATGAGATGATGGCTATGCCCCAGCGCGATATCACCGCTGAGCAGGCTGCTCAAAAGCTCAGAGAACAAAGCGATGTGCACTATCGAAGCACTCTACACTAG
- a CDS encoding galactokinase → MATKHAIEQGLLHEHYPALYGDTFDAADMDMRFVQLVEKHQRLFGHENPSLYSTAGRTELGGNHTDHNLGRVLAATINLDTIAAVTKREDLKVILTSEGYPSVEVDLANLAVQESEKNTTEALVRGIAAAFRKRGLTIGGWQANTTSRVLKGSGLSSSAAVEVLCGTIFNHLYNVDALTPVDLAIIGKFSENTYFGKPSGLMDQMACAYGGIIGIDFADEANPVIQPIQYSFSEQGYHLCIVDTGGNHADLTPSYASVPTEMRQVASFFGKHHLREVDQEAFTKALPELRKTLNNDRCILRAIHFFAENERVESMLKALKDNEINSYLEFVRQSGESSFCFLQNLYPSFFPEDQGLSLAIAMTKAMLGGTATVRVHGGGFAGTIQAYVPKADLERYVQGMEAVFGKKSVTTIAVRSKPACCIAD, encoded by the coding sequence ATGGCAACCAAGCACGCAATAGAACAAGGACTGTTACACGAACACTACCCAGCTTTGTATGGTGATACCTTCGATGCAGCTGATATGGATATGCGTTTTGTCCAGCTCGTCGAAAAGCATCAGAGGCTGTTTGGGCATGAAAATCCATCCCTCTACTCCACTGCCGGGCGAACCGAGCTGGGAGGAAATCATACCGACCACAACCTCGGTCGCGTCCTGGCGGCGACCATCAACCTCGATACCATCGCAGCCGTTACCAAACGCGAGGATCTGAAGGTTATTCTCACCAGCGAAGGGTATCCTTCGGTGGAAGTGGACTTGGCAAACCTTGCAGTACAGGAGAGCGAGAAGAACACCACCGAAGCCTTGGTTCGTGGGATTGCTGCGGCTTTTAGGAAGCGGGGACTGACTATCGGAGGCTGGCAGGCAAATACCACCAGCCGGGTGCTCAAGGGTTCCGGCCTTTCCTCTTCTGCAGCAGTTGAAGTACTATGCGGGACCATTTTCAATCATCTGTACAATGTCGATGCACTCACTCCCGTAGACTTGGCCATCATCGGCAAATTCAGTGAGAACACGTACTTCGGCAAGCCTTCGGGTTTGATGGACCAAATGGCTTGTGCCTATGGAGGGATTATCGGCATCGATTTTGCAGACGAAGCCAATCCCGTCATCCAGCCGATCCAATACTCCTTCTCTGAGCAGGGCTACCATCTGTGTATTGTCGATACCGGTGGAAACCATGCCGACCTTACCCCCTCGTATGCATCGGTTCCCACTGAAATGCGGCAAGTTGCATCCTTCTTTGGCAAACACCATTTGCGTGAAGTAGATCAAGAAGCCTTTACCAAGGCTTTGCCCGAGCTTCGAAAAACATTGAACAACGACCGTTGCATCCTTCGCGCGATACACTTCTTCGCAGAGAATGAACGGGTAGAGAGCATGCTCAAGGCTCTGAAGGATAATGAGATCAACTCCTACCTGGAGTTTGTGAGACAAAGCGGAGAGAGTTCCTTCTGCTTCCTGCAGAATCTCTACCCTTCCTTCTTCCCCGAGGATCAGGGGCTGAGTCTTGCCATCGCCATGACAAAAGCCATGCTTGGCGGTACTGCTACGGTCAGGGTGCATGGAGGCGGCTTTGCCGGTACCATCCAAGCCTATGTACCAAAGGCTGACCTAGAACGCTATGTACAAGGCATGGAAGCTGTCTTCGGCAAGAAAAGCGTCACCACGATTGCTGTGCGAAGCAAGCCGGCTTGCTGCATAGCAGACTAA
- a CDS encoding ISL3 family transposase — translation MIDPHIQKLFSLGLGLEEPWRITSLEMVPSEKQPTLLELHIRIDFEEGSSFPCPGFDQGCKVHDTRERTWRHLNFFQYRCYITARVPRIITPDGKVRTVPVPWARSGSGFTLMMEGVILTLVKHMPVRTVAREIGEHDTKLWRLIDYHVGEALKDQDFSDVSAIGVDEYSHKGHNYITVFLSHPDVVTDEAGRRRQAGKARVLFVTEGKDKDAVKRFLERFKEKDGKPGQVKVATSDMIHGYRSVLGESFPEAVVTVDKFHVVKNCSDAVDNTRKREMRSKNAAKTKDLKETRYIWLKNPDNLTDRQRERLGQLLQVEYLDTVQAYSCRLELQDFYETHKAYDEDMVSDFERLAIRFANSAVMEIRKFAQCLTRNAVEILNYFQTLRTNAILEGFNSKISIIKSRARGFRNMRNFMNMIYFVCGELSLPLQPIM, via the coding sequence ATGATCGATCCGCATATTCAGAAACTTTTCAGCCTCGGATTGGGCCTTGAGGAACCTTGGCGCATCACTTCACTGGAGATGGTTCCGTCCGAGAAGCAGCCAACGCTGTTGGAACTCCACATACGGATCGATTTTGAGGAAGGGTCGAGTTTCCCGTGTCCAGGCTTCGACCAGGGCTGCAAGGTCCACGACACACGGGAGAGAACCTGGAGGCATCTCAATTTCTTCCAGTATCGCTGCTACATCACGGCGAGGGTTCCCAGGATCATCACGCCCGACGGCAAGGTGAGGACCGTCCCGGTGCCCTGGGCAAGAAGCGGCAGCGGCTTCACCTTGATGATGGAGGGGGTGATACTCACCCTGGTGAAGCATATGCCGGTCAGGACGGTTGCCCGTGAGATCGGGGAGCACGACACCAAGCTGTGGCGCCTGATCGATTACCATGTGGGGGAGGCCCTCAAGGACCAGGACTTCTCGGATGTCAGTGCGATAGGGGTGGACGAGTACAGCCACAAGGGTCACAACTACATCACGGTATTCCTCTCCCATCCCGATGTCGTCACCGATGAGGCTGGAAGGCGCAGGCAGGCGGGGAAAGCGAGGGTACTCTTTGTGACGGAAGGAAAAGACAAGGATGCCGTGAAACGTTTTCTTGAGCGTTTCAAGGAGAAGGACGGAAAACCCGGGCAGGTGAAGGTTGCCACCAGCGACATGATCCACGGCTACCGCAGCGTCCTGGGGGAGAGCTTTCCCGAGGCCGTCGTCACCGTGGACAAGTTCCATGTGGTCAAGAATTGTTCGGATGCGGTGGACAATACCAGGAAACGGGAAATGCGCAGCAAGAACGCCGCAAAGACAAAGGACCTGAAAGAGACGCGGTACATCTGGCTGAAGAACCCCGACAACCTCACCGACAGGCAGCGGGAGCGGCTCGGCCAACTGCTCCAGGTCGAATATCTGGATACGGTCCAGGCCTACAGCTGCCGTCTTGAGCTGCAGGATTTCTATGAGACCCACAAGGCCTATGACGAGGACATGGTGTCTGACTTTGAGCGGCTGGCCATCAGATTCGCCAACTCGGCGGTCATGGAAATCCGCAAGTTTGCACAGTGCCTGACCAGGAATGCGGTGGAGATTCTCAACTACTTCCAGACCCTGAGGACCAATGCAATCCTGGAGGGGTTCAACTCGAAGATAAGCATCATCAAGAGCCGTGCGAGAGGCTTCAGGAACATGAGGAACTTCATGAATATGATCTACTTCGTCTGTGGAGAATTGTCCCTTCCCCTGCAGCCAATCATGTAG